In candidate division WOR-3 bacterium, the genomic window ATCAGAAACTATTTTCATTGAATCCTTTTCCTTTGAATTCATTTCAGCCCATACATAAATTGTTGAGTCAGAGTTATAGTAACGCCACCCTATTTTTTCTAAATATTCCTTTATAATTTTTCTTCTTTCTTTATATATTTTTCTTAATTGAGGAGTAAAAGAATCGTATAATTCAATTGCCTTAATCGCAGCTTTTTGAATGGGTATAAAAACACCAGAATCTGTATTTGTTTTAATAATTGACAGTGCTTTTAGAATTTCCTTTGAACCACATGCCCATCCTATTCTAAAACCCTGCATATTGTATGTTTTTGAAAAGGAATGTATTTCAACAGCTATCTCTTTTGCCCCATCAACTTCAAAAATTGAAGGAGGAGCCTCGTCTTCATAGATCTCTGAATAGGCATTGTCGTGAATTATATATATTCCCCATTTATTACAAAAATCAAAAAGTTCTCTAAAAAATTTTATATCAGCCCTTTTTGATGTTGGATTGTTAGGGTAATTTAAAATAATAATCTTTGTCTTATTTAAAATACTTTTTTTAATAGAATTTAAATCAGGCAAAAAATCATTTTCCTTTAAAAGAGGTAATTCATAGGGAATTGACCCTGAAAATAATACTGAGGTTCTATATGTAGGATACGCTGGGTCTGGTATTAGAGCATAATCTCCCTTTTCACAGAGAGCAAGAAAGAGATGGGTTATACCTTCCTTTCCTCCTATCAGAATCATTATCTCTTCTTCAGGATCCATAAAAACTTTAAATCTTTTTTTCATCCATTCTGAAATTTTTTTTCTTAAATCTATTAATCCCCAGTAAGAAGGATATTTGTAAAAATCTTTTTCTGAAAGAGATTTTTTTAATTCTTCAACTACTTCATGAGGAGGCTCTAAATCAGGGTCTCCATGAGCGATGTTTATTATATCAAGACCTTTTTCTTTTGCTCTTTTTATTGCTTCATCCATTTCAGCGTATATATAAGGGGGAACACCCCTTATCCTTTCAGGAAATTTCATTTTTCACTCCTTTCAAATAATCTTTTTAAAATTTCAAAAGTTTTATAAGCATCTTTTTTCTCAATAAAAGTCATTATGTCAGTATGGAGTGTTAATATTTCCCATATATTTATTCCCTCTTTTGAAATTGGTGTAACAATTTTTTTTATTACACCTGGCTCATTTATAAATTTTAAACTTCTTATTAGAATTTTTTTAATCCCCTTTTTAATATTAAGCATTTTTAAATTTTTGATCTTTTTGAGAAGTGTAGAAAGAAGAAGATAACCCCTTTCAGAATCCTCTTCAAGAAGATATATGGAAATTAAATTATCTGATATAGTTATTGAGTATATGGAGATATTCTCTTCATAAAGTTTTTTTGAAATCTCATAAAGGATACCTGGTGTTTCTGGTAATCTATTTCCTACAAAAGTGAGCACTGAGAAATTTTCATCCTCCATAGATATTTTGATCTTTTCCCTGAAAAGAACTTTTGTTCCCTTTTTAAATTCAGGGGATACAACCTTCATTTTTTCTATATTTTCAGTATATTTGAGGGCAAGGGGATTTAAAACTTTTGCTCCTGAAGAACTTAAAATACCGAGTTCCTCAGAAAAAATTTTTTTTATTCTTTTTGTTCTTTTCAAAATTGAAGGATTTCCACTTAATATACCGCCTGTATCCTTTAAAAATATAACTTCCTTCAAATTTAAAAGTTCTGCTATTAAAACACCTGATATATCACTTCCTCCCCTTCCAAGTGTTAAAATTCTACCTTTTCCATCTTTTGCTACAAAACCAGGAATAATTAAAACCCTGTATTTTTCAAAAAGAGGTAAAAAATGTTTCCTTACTTTGATATTACTTAAATTCAGGATATCAAAGTTTCTCTTATCCTCAGGCGAAGTTTTAGTTTCAATTGAAATGTAAATTGGCCATTCCCTCATCCACGGAAGAATTGTCTTTGCCCTTATATTTAAAAAATTAAAGGCAGATTCAAATAAAATTGAAGATTCTATCTCCCCTAAGGGTAAAAATCTTTCCATATTCCAGAAATCAGGTGAGGGGATTGCTCTTTTAAAGGTTTCATAGAGAGAATCGGTTTTCCCTTTCATTGCTGAGGTAACAAGTATTATCTTTGATTTTTTATAACTATTTATAATATTCTCTGCCATTCTTAAATAATCTTCCGGTTTTTCTAATATAGAACCACCTATTTTAATTACCTTAATATTTCTCATTTCTTATAAAATCTTCAAATTTACCTTTTTTCCTTATTAATTTAAATTTTCCATCAAAGAGATATTCAGGCGCTAAAAATCTTCCATTATAAGCCATTGCCATTGTCCTTGTATAGGCTCCACAGTTATGAATCAGAACTATATCACCTAACTTTAATTGAGGTAATTCATATTCTCCAAATTCATCTGTATTCTCACATAAAGGTCCTGCTACCCTTGATTTTATTTTTCTGCCTTTAAAATTAAAAAGGGGTTCTATATGATGATAGGCATCATATAAAGCAGGTCTTATAAGTTCTGTCATTCCTGCATCAATTATATAAAGAGGAGTACCTTTTCTTTCTTTTATTGATATAACTCTTGAAAGAATAAAACCAGCATTAGCTACGATAAATCTTCCTGGTTCTAAAAATATTTTAACATTATAATTTTTATTAAGATTTTTATAACACTCCACTATTGGATCAAAGTCAAGTTTTTTATCCTCAGGATGATAGGGAACACCAAAACCTCCTCCAAGATTTACATGGGTGATTTTGAATCCATTTTCTCTTAAATAAATCAAAGTTTCAATAACTTTTTTTGTTGCTTCAATAAAGGGCTCGGGATTTAAAATTTGTGAACCTATATGAGAATGGATGCCTATAAGGTGAGCGTACTTAAAATTCTTTATTATCTTAATATTATTCTTAATCTCATCAAAATGCATTCCAAATTTACTTGAAGGGGAGCCTGTAGAAAGGTGTTCGTGAGTATCCGGAAATATACCTGGGTTTATTCTAACAAAAACTTTTATCTTTTTTCTTTCTTTTTTTGCACACTTTTCAAGTAATAAAGCCTGATCTATCGATTCAAAATTAAAATAAATTATTCCTCTTTTTATTGCAAATAAAACTTCCTCTTCTTTTCTTGCTATATTGTTATAAAGAATTTTATCTCCCGAAAATTCTGCTTTTAAGGAAATAAAAATTTCACCAGGAGAAACAACCTCTGCCCCTAACCCCATTTCCTTTATAATTTTTAAAATTGACAGAGATGTATTAGCCTTAACAGCAAAAAATATTTCAGCATTTGAAGAAGAAAATTTATTCTTTAAAAAGGAAATATTTTCTATTATTCCATCCTTTAAATATATATAGGATGGAGTAGGCAAAAGTTTGAGCTTTCTTTTAATTTGTTCTTCCATTTTTTGTTATCTTTAATTTTCATAAATTAGAAATTCTAATTATAAGATTCATAAAATTTCTTTTCAATATTCTGTTTCCTAATTTTTTTAACCTTTCCATAGCAGGCTTAATAAATTTTTTAAACCATTTTTTATTTTTTTTAATGGATAAAAAAGAATAGGCTGCAAGTGCTTGCATTAATCTTTGAGATGAGGTGAGTAAGTAATAATGATAAAATTCATCAAAGCTCATTTTTCTAAATCTATCTTTTATTCTATCGTAATAATAAAACAAAAGTTTTTCCTTAACAGTTTCATTAATTTCTACATAGGGATCTTCAAGAAGGGATGAAAGGTCATAGGTGAAAGGTCCTATATGAGCAGTTTGAAAATCAGTTATTCTTATTTTATTTTGTTTTAAAAAAATATTTGTTGATTGAAAATCCCTGTGCATAAAAAGCTTCGGCATTTTATTACATTCTTTTGCAAGTTTATCAAAATCCTTATCCATTTCCTTTAATTCCTCTTCTTTGAATTTTAAAAAATTTATCAGGAATTCCCTTTTAAAATAATCTGTCTCCCATCTTAAAGATTCATAATCAAAAATTTTTTTTCTTTTTAAGGATAAATTTAAAAAACCTTCTTTTGCCTTAAACTGAAGTTCTATTAAAAAATCAATTATTCTTTTATATAAATTGAAAGTTTCTTTTTTATAAATTTTAAAAATAGATTTTTCTCCAAGGTCTTCAATAATAGCAATTTTATTTTCTAAATCATAAAAATAAATTTTTGGGGCTGAAAGCATTTTTTTATTTAAAAAATTTCCTATCTTTATATAATTTAAAAACTGAATTTCATCACTATCCTTTAAAATAACAGAATTTTTTAATTCTTTTATTCTCAAAAAAATTCTGTCAGAACCACCGCTTAAAATCTTTATTTTTTTAATAATTCCTTAAATATAAATTAAAAAGAGTTTTAAAACTACCTATGTCAAAAATAAAACCTTCTTTCACTTTAAATCCCGCAAGTTCCTTATATTTTATCAATTTAAAAAAAACATCAAGTAAATCACTTTTACCTTCAGGTATAAATCTGAAAATTTCCTTTTTAAAAATTGAAATTCCCGCATAGGTCAAAAATTTATTTTTTCTTTTATGAATTTTAATATCTCTTACTAAATTTCCTTCTAAAATTACTTCGCTTTTTGTTTCCATAAAAGTAAGAAGTAAAGTCCCAATTTTAGAATTTTTAAAGTGGAAATCAACAAGTTCATTTAAATCAATATTATAATAAATATCACAGTTATGTAATATAAAATCACCTTCAATATATTTTTCAAAATTTTTTACTCCACCACCAGTTCCCATAAGTTCCTTTTCCTTAAAAATAAAAATTATATCTTTATATTCTGAATTTTTAATAATTTTTTCTATTTTATCTTTTTTATAATAAAGGTTAACATAAATTTTTTTTACACCTAAATTTTTCAGATTATCAAAAATATGAAAAATAATGGGTTTTCCTTTAATTTTTATAAGTGGTTTCGGAATAAAAAAACTCAAAGGTCTTAATCTTTTTGAATAACCTGCTGAAAGAACCACCCCTCTTTCAATCATATAGAAAGTATTTCCTCCTCTTTTCATCAAATTCCTTTAGATCTTTCTTCCATTTTTTTTCTATTTCTTCAATTTCTTCACCTTTTTGTAACATTTCCCTTACATAAGAATTCCCCACAAGAATATCAAAGGGTTTTTTTTCCTTTTCAAATTCATAAGGAGGGTTTTTAAACTCAAATTTTTCGGGGTAAAGTTCCATTATGCTTTTAATAATTAAAAGTCCCATTTTAAAAGGTTTTAGTTTTCTTTTATTTTCTATGTATATTTCACATCCACCACAAATCTTTTCTTTATATTTATTCCACATAGGTCTGAAATAAACTGGTTTAAATCTAACACCATCTATTTTTTCTAACTTTTTAACCAATTTAAAAGGATCAATAAAATCTGCTCCAAAAATCTTAAAGGGTTTTGCAGTTCCTCTTCCCTCTGATATATTCGTTCCTTCTAAAAGGCACATTCCAGGATATAAAAGAGAAGTTTCAAAATCTGTCATATTTGGTGACATTGTTATAAAGGGAAAAGAAATTTCATCAAAAAATAACTTTCTTTTCCATTTTTTTATTTTAAAAATTTCAATATCTTTATCCATTTTAAATTCACCTTTAATATAAAGAATAAGTTCTCCTATTGTTAAACCGAATCTAACAGGTATAGGGTAAAGTCCAACAAAAGATTTATAATTTTTTTCTATTAAAGGTCCCTCAATAGATATTCCATTTAAAGGATTAGGGTAATCAAAAATAATAATTTTTTTGTCAAATTTTTCAATTAGTTTCAACGCTGTCCATTTGTATGTATAATACCTTGAACCATTGTCAGGAATTGCTATAATTAAAATTTCTATATCATCTAAATCCTTTTTATCTGGTTCAACCTTATCTCCGTAAAGACTTTTTACAGGTATATTCTTATAAGAATCACCATTAACTTTTTCCTCCATCTGAAAGGTTCCAAAAAATCCGTGTTCTGGTGAAAAGATAACTTTTATATTAAAGTTTTTCTCTAAGAGAAAATCTAAAAAATTTACCAAGTTTCTATTACAGAAGGAGTGATTGGTTAAAATTCCAATTTTTTTATTTTTTATTTTTTTATATTTTTCAGAAAATCCTTCAAAATCTAACACAGTTAGAGAGGTATTATTAAAAAGAATATTATTGCAGGAATTAAAAATATAATGTTTGGTAACCAGGCTGAAAGAAAAGGTGATAAAATATATGCATACCCCATTGCCCTTGATATTTCAAGCATTCCCCAGTAAATAAAGGATAAAGTTGTGGCAAGAGTTAATACAAAAGCTTTGCCTTTCTGTCTTGTTCTCGCAGCAAGAGAAATTGAGAGCAAAAGTGTTATAAAAATTGAAAAGGGGAAGGAAAAATGGACAAAGAATTCAACTTCTTCCTTTTTATAATCAAGCCCTGCATTTTTTAGAGTATTCAATAATTTTTTTATTTCAAAAACATTCATCTCTTCAAGGGATTTTCTTAAAGATAACATTTGTAAGGGAGACACTTTCATTTCAGAAAAAAGTTTTTCCTTAAAGTTTTCAAAATTTAAAACTCTCTCACCGTCAGAACTATATTCATATAAAATTCCGTCATAGAGTTTCCAACCTTCATTTTTAAATTCTCCTCTTTTTGCATATATAAATCTTTTTGTTTTACTCTTTTCCATTTCAGTGATATAAATATCTTCACCTTCTTTTCTTCTTGAATCAATTATTCCAAAGTGAAAGAATCTATCTAAATTCGCCTTTTTTTCTATAAAATTAAAATCTGTTTCAAAAATTCTTTCCCAGGGAGCGGGTCTTTTCTCTATTTCCCTGTATTTTATACTCATTGCCTTTCTCATAAAAATTGGTTCTATTGTTTCATTAATAATAAAGGAGATTAAGGAAAGAATAATTCCAAAAAATAAAAGTGGAAGAAAAAATTTTTTTAAATTTATTCCTCCTGTTTTTAATGCAATAAGTTCAAAATCCCTTGCCATTCTTCCAATAGTAAAAAAAGGTGCAAGAAGGGATGCAACAGGTAAAAGTAAAACTGTAAGGTAAGGTGTCTGAAAAAAATAATAAAGAAGAATTTTATAGGGTGAAAATCCTTTTAAAAACTTATCAATGTTTTCAAA contains:
- a CDS encoding ACT domain-containing protein, which produces MRNIKVIKIGGSILEKPEDYLRMAENIINSYKKSKIILVTSAMKGKTDSLYETFKRAIPSPDFWNMERFLPLGEIESSILFESAFNFLNIRAKTILPWMREWPIYISIETKTSPEDKRNFDILNLSNIKVRKHFLPLFEKYRVLIIPGFVAKDGKGRILTLGRGGSDISGVLIAELLNLKEVIFLKDTGGILSGNPSILKRTKRIKKIFSEELGILSSSGAKVLNPLALKYTENIEKMKVVSPEFKKGTKVLFREKIKISMEDENFSVLTFVGNRLPETPGILYEISKKLYEENISIYSITISDNLISIYLLEEDSERGYLLLSTLLKKIKNLKMLNIKKGIKKILIRSLKFINEPGVIKKIVTPISKEGINIWEILTLHTDIMTFIEKKDAYKTFEILKRLFERSEK
- a CDS encoding DUF1343 domain-containing protein codes for the protein MLDFEGFSEKYKKIKNKKIGILTNHSFCNRNLVNFLDFLLEKNFNIKVIFSPEHGFFGTFQMEEKVNGDSYKNIPVKSLYGDKVEPDKKDLDDIEILIIAIPDNGSRYYTYKWTALKLIEKFDKKIIIFDYPNPLNGISIEGPLIEKNYKSFVGLYPIPVRFGLTIGELILYIKGEFKMDKDIEIFKIKKWKRKLFFDEISFPFITMSPNMTDFETSLLYPGMCLLEGTNISEGRGTAKPFKIFGADFIDPFKLVKKLEKIDGVRFKPVYFRPMWNKYKEKICGGCEIYIENKRKLKPFKMGLLIIKSIMELYPEKFEFKNPPYEFEKEKKPFDILVGNSYVREMLQKGEEIEEIEKKWKKDLKEFDEKRRKYFLYD
- a CDS encoding nucleotidyltransferase family protein, which gives rise to MIERGVVLSAGYSKRLRPLSFFIPKPLIKIKGKPIIFHIFDNLKNLGVKKIYVNLYYKKDKIEKIIKNSEYKDIIFIFKEKELMGTGGGVKNFEKYIEGDFILHNCDIYYNIDLNELVDFHFKNSKIGTLLLTFMETKSEVILEGNLVRDIKIHKRKNKFLTYAGISIFKKEIFRFIPEGKSDLLDVFFKLIKYKELAGFKVKEGFIFDIGSFKTLFNLYLRNY
- a CDS encoding LptF/LptG family permease yields the protein MNKKIVKFVIIENLIFIILFTFSLIILYVVIDFFENIDKFLKGFSPYKILLYYFFQTPYLTVLLLPVASLLAPFFTIGRMARDFELIALKTGGINLKKFFLPLLFFGIILSLISFIINETIEPIFMRKAMSIKYREIEKRPAPWERIFETDFNFIEKKANLDRFFHFGIIDSRRKEGEDIYITEMEKSKTKRFIYAKRGEFKNEGWKLYDGILYEYSSDGERVLNFENFKEKLFSEMKVSPLQMLSLRKSLEEMNVFEIKKLLNTLKNAGLDYKKEEVEFFVHFSFPFSIFITLLLSISLAARTRQKGKAFVLTLATTLSFIYWGMLEISRAMGYAYILSPFLSAWLPNIIFLIPAIIFFLIIPL
- the lysA gene encoding diaminopimelate decarboxylase is translated as MEEQIKRKLKLLPTPSYIYLKDGIIENISFLKNKFSSSNAEIFFAVKANTSLSILKIIKEMGLGAEVVSPGEIFISLKAEFSGDKILYNNIARKEEEVLFAIKRGIIYFNFESIDQALLLEKCAKKERKKIKVFVRINPGIFPDTHEHLSTGSPSSKFGMHFDEIKNNIKIIKNFKYAHLIGIHSHIGSQILNPEPFIEATKKVIETLIYLRENGFKITHVNLGGGFGVPYHPEDKKLDFDPIVECYKNLNKNYNVKIFLEPGRFIVANAGFILSRVISIKERKGTPLYIIDAGMTELIRPALYDAYHHIEPLFNFKGRKIKSRVAGPLCENTDEFGEYELPQLKLGDIVLIHNCGAYTRTMAMAYNGRFLAPEYLFDGKFKLIRKKGKFEDFIRNEKY
- a CDS encoding phosphotransferase, whose translation is MIKKIKILSGGSDRIFLRIKELKNSVILKDSDEIQFLNYIKIGNFLNKKMLSAPKIYFYDLENKIAIIEDLGEKSIFKIYKKETFNLYKRIIDFLIELQFKAKEGFLNLSLKRKKIFDYESLRWETDYFKREFLINFLKFKEEELKEMDKDFDKLAKECNKMPKLFMHRDFQSTNIFLKQNKIRITDFQTAHIGPFTYDLSSLLEDPYVEINETVKEKLLFYYYDRIKDRFRKMSFDEFYHYYLLTSSQRLMQALAAYSFLSIKKNKKWFKKFIKPAMERLKKLGNRILKRNFMNLIIRISNL
- a CDS encoding aminotransferase class I/II-fold pyridoxal phosphate-dependent enzyme — encoded protein: MKFPERIRGVPPYIYAEMDEAIKRAKEKGLDIINIAHGDPDLEPPHEVVEELKKSLSEKDFYKYPSYWGLIDLRKKISEWMKKRFKVFMDPEEEIMILIGGKEGITHLFLALCEKGDYALIPDPAYPTYRTSVLFSGSIPYELPLLKENDFLPDLNSIKKSILNKTKIIILNYPNNPTSKRADIKFFRELFDFCNKWGIYIIHDNAYSEIYEDEAPPSIFEVDGAKEIAVEIHSFSKTYNMQGFRIGWACGSKEILKALSIIKTNTDSGVFIPIQKAAIKAIELYDSFTPQLRKIYKERRKIIKEYLEKIGWRYYNSDSTIYVWAEMNSKEKDSMKIVSDLIDKKGVMIGPGSGYGKYGESYLRFSLTQTENRIKEGMEKFIEYLEENI